The proteins below are encoded in one region of Takifugu rubripes chromosome 1, fTakRub1.2, whole genome shotgun sequence:
- the aldoab gene encoding aldolase a, fructose-bisphosphate, b produces the protein MPHAYPFLTPEQKKELSDIAHKIVATGKGILAADESTGSVAKRFQSINAENTEENRRLYRQLLFTADDRINPCIGGVILFHETMYQKTDGGKPFTQYLKERGMVVGIKVDKGVVPLAGTNGETTTQGLDGLYERCAQYKKDGADFAKWRCVLKITPTTPSKLAILENANVLARYASICQMHGIVPIVEPEILPDGDHDLKRCQYVTEKVLAAVYKALSDHHVYLEGTLLKPNMVTAGHSCSHKYSNQEIAMATVTALRRTVPPAVPGITFLSGGQSEEEASINLNAMNQCPLHRPWALTFSYGRALQASALKAWGGKKENGKACQEEFIKRALANNQACQGKYASSGASAAGGESLFVANHAY, from the exons ATGCCTCACGCATACCCCTTCCTCACTCCTGAACAGAAGAAGGAGCTCAGTGATATTGCTCATAAGATCGTCGCTACCGGCAAGGGAATCCTTGCTGCAGATGAATCCACTG GCAGCGTAGCTAAGCGCTTTCAGAGCATCAATGCTGAGAACACTGAGGAGAACAGGAGGCTGTACCGCCAGCTCCTCTTCACCGCTGATGATCGCATCAACCCATGCATTGGTGGCGTCATCCTCTTCCATGAGACCATGTACCAGAAAACCGATGGTGGTAAGCCTTTTACCCAGTACCTCAAGGAGAGAGGCATGGTCGTGGGCATCAAGGTGGACAAAGGTGTTGTCCCACTGGCTGGAACCAATGGCGAGACTACTACCCAGG GTTTGGACGGGCTGTATGAGAGATGTGCCCAGTACAAGAAGGATGGTGCTGACTTTGCCAAGTGGCGCTGTGTGCTGAAgatcacccccaccaccccttcAAAACTGGCCATCTTGGAGAACGCCAATGTCCTGGCCCGCTATGCCAGCATTTGCCAGATG CATGGCATTGTCCCCATCGTCGAACCTGAGATTCTTCCTGATGGTGACCATGATCTGAAGCGCTGCCAGTACGTTACTGAGAAGGTCTTGGCTGCAGTCTACAAGGCTCTGTCTGACCACCACGTCTACCTGGAGGGTACACTGCTCAAGCCCAATATGGTCACTGCCGGACACTCCTGCTCCCACAAATACAGCAACCAGGAGATCGCAATGGCCACTGTTACTGCCCTGCGCCGTACCGTGCCCCCTGCAGTCCCTG GCATTACCTTCCTGTCTGGTGgtcagagtgaggaggaggCCTCCATCAACCTGAACGCCATGAATCAGTGCCCTCTGCACAGGCCTTGGGCCCTGACCTTTTCATATGGTCGTGCCCTGCAGGCTTCTGCCCTTAAAGCCTGGGGTGGCAAGAAAGAGAATGGAAAGGCATGCCAGGAAGAGTTCATTAAGAGGGCTCTG GCCAACAACCAGGCTTGCCAGGGTAAGTATGCCTCCTCTGGAGCTAGCGCTGCCGGTGGAGAATCACTGTTCGTGGCGAACCACGCTTACTAA
- the LOC101078898 gene encoding chymotrypsin-like protease CTRL-1 isoform X1 → MWSCSFFLPWDVVGMWPWQASIHLSFLYFIGYFSTLEWSVAQDCGLAPMNTIKEEKVVGGVNATPGSWPWQASIHLNVFGTTIHICGGTLISDQWILTAAHCISVTTLSRWTIYLGRETQSGPNANEVNRTVSQIIIHPNYNNTLFNNDIALMKLNSPVTFTNYTRPICLANASSQIHNATLCYATGWGKLSNTTNLPASTPLQQVQVPVIGPKQCSCSFSSQVDITSEMICAGEANKGTCQGDSGGPLQCQQGGKWIQAGITSFGVPCARPEFPEVYARVSEFEQWVTDNVAGANVSFVLFSSSGTDPDNNFTCNAAASLVIPQFVVLSVVVAFQHIVT, encoded by the exons atgtggtcctgttccttctttctgccttgggatgtggtgggtatgtGGCCCTGGCAGGCCAGCATTCACCTTTCCTTCCTTTACTTCATCGGATATTTCTCTACTTTGGAGT GGTCGGTGGCTCAGG ACTGTGGACTTGCGCCGATGAACACGATAAAAGAAGAGAAGGTAGTCGGTGGTGTCAACGCCACACCTGGATCGTGGCCCTGGCAGGCCAGCATTCACCTGAACGTTTTTGGTACAACAATTCATATTTGTGGAGGGACCCTCATCAGTGACCAGTGGATCTTGACAGCTGCCCACTGCATTTCGGT AACTACACTTTCACGCTGGACTATCTACCTTGGAAGAGAGACTCAGAGTGGGCCGAATGCTAATGAAGTGAACCGCACAGTGTCCCAGATCATCATCCATCCTAACTATAACAACACCTTGTTCAACAATGACATCGCCCTCATGAAACTCAACAGCCCCGTCACTTTCACCAACTACACCAGGCCCATTTGTCTTGCAAATGCCTCCAGCCAAATCCACAATGCTACTTTGTGCTATGCCACCGGCTGGGGGAAACTTTCCAACACCA CTAACCTGCCAGCTTCTACCCCACTGCAGCAGGTTCAGGTACCTGTTATTGGACCTAAACagtgctcctgcagcttcagcagccaAGTCGACATCACCAGCGAGATGATTTGTGCAGGAGAGGCGAACAAAGGAACTTGTCAG GGCGACTCTGGTGGACCATTGCAATGCCAGCAAGGCGGAAAATGGATTCAAGCTGGCATTACCAGTTTTGGAGTACCTTGTGCCAGACCTGAATTCCCTGAAGTCTATGCCCGAGTTTCTGAGTTTGAGCAGTGGGTCACTGATAACGTGGCAGGGGCAAATGTCAGCTTTGTCTTGTTCAGCTCCAGTGGCACAGACCCTGACAACAACTTTACATGCAACGCCGCAGCATCACTTGTCATCCCACAGTTTGTGGTCCTGTCGGTGGTAGTGGCGTTTCAGCACATCGTAACATGA
- the LOC101078898 gene encoding tryptase isoform X2, which yields MTGPLIRSLLLIWATLITRGSVAQDCGLAPMNTIKEEKVVGGVNATPGSWPWQASIHLNVFGTTIHICGGTLISDQWILTAAHCISVTTLSRWTIYLGRETQSGPNANEVNRTVSQIIIHPNYNNTLFNNDIALMKLNSPVTFTNYTRPICLANASSQIHNATLCYATGWGKLSNTTNLPASTPLQQVQVPVIGPKQCSCSFSSQVDITSEMICAGEANKGTCQGDSGGPLQCQQGGKWIQAGITSFGVPCARPEFPEVYARVSEFEQWVTDNVAGANVSFVLFSSSGTDPDNNFTCNAAASLVIPQFVVLSVVVAFQHIVT from the exons ATGACGGGTCCCTTAATCAGAAGTTTGCTGCTGATATGGGCCACTCTTATAACAAGAG GGTCGGTGGCTCAGG ACTGTGGACTTGCGCCGATGAACACGATAAAAGAAGAGAAGGTAGTCGGTGGTGTCAACGCCACACCTGGATCGTGGCCCTGGCAGGCCAGCATTCACCTGAACGTTTTTGGTACAACAATTCATATTTGTGGAGGGACCCTCATCAGTGACCAGTGGATCTTGACAGCTGCCCACTGCATTTCGGT AACTACACTTTCACGCTGGACTATCTACCTTGGAAGAGAGACTCAGAGTGGGCCGAATGCTAATGAAGTGAACCGCACAGTGTCCCAGATCATCATCCATCCTAACTATAACAACACCTTGTTCAACAATGACATCGCCCTCATGAAACTCAACAGCCCCGTCACTTTCACCAACTACACCAGGCCCATTTGTCTTGCAAATGCCTCCAGCCAAATCCACAATGCTACTTTGTGCTATGCCACCGGCTGGGGGAAACTTTCCAACACCA CTAACCTGCCAGCTTCTACCCCACTGCAGCAGGTTCAGGTACCTGTTATTGGACCTAAACagtgctcctgcagcttcagcagccaAGTCGACATCACCAGCGAGATGATTTGTGCAGGAGAGGCGAACAAAGGAACTTGTCAG GGCGACTCTGGTGGACCATTGCAATGCCAGCAAGGCGGAAAATGGATTCAAGCTGGCATTACCAGTTTTGGAGTACCTTGTGCCAGACCTGAATTCCCTGAAGTCTATGCCCGAGTTTCTGAGTTTGAGCAGTGGGTCACTGATAACGTGGCAGGGGCAAATGTCAGCTTTGTCTTGTTCAGCTCCAGTGGCACAGACCCTGACAACAACTTTACATGCAACGCCGCAGCATCACTTGTCATCCCACAGTTTGTGGTCCTGTCGGTGGTAGTGGCGTTTCAGCACATCGTAACATGA